Genomic segment of Bacteroidales bacterium:
CCAGTCAGGCAGCCTATCTTTTTACGCCCGAAGACACCTACATACGGGTAGAAGCAGAAACAGACGAAGCCATCCTTTACCTGAATCCATTCTTCCGGTATAATGAAAATAAACCAACGGTCAATGCATCCCTGCCCGAAGCCAATATTCTTCTGACCATACTTTACAGAATTCAGATCCTTCTGATAAGTTCCCTGTTGTTTACATTGATCCTTCTTTTAACGGGCGCTATAAAACTTGTCAGGGCAAAAAAAGGTTTATCTTTGTCTGTTAACAAGCTTTATCAAAAAAGAAGCAGAACATTTGACTGATTAACTGATATCAGACATGCTCAGTTCCTTTATCTTTGAGCCCATTTATCGTTAATTTTGATTATATATAGCATCAAATCGAAAATCGAATAAGAATAAAATAAAAAATAATGGCTTATGAAAACACATACTTACACATATCTCATTTATCTGATTCTGTTTGTTCTGGCTCCTGTTATTCATGCGCAGGAATTGCCCGTCAGGATTCCGAATGGAAAGAAAGTTTCAGGCGGGCTCAGTAATGAAATCAGTCTGGATCAGATATATACGGCACTTAAAAAAGAAGGAAACAAGCAGGGATTGTTGATTGATTTCGATGATTCCAATCTCCGGGGTACCATCTATTCCGGGCCATATCCTTTTGAAGAGGAGGAGTCCGATATAACTTATCGTCGGTACCGGATGCGAAGTCCACTCAATAATGGAAGAGGGGTAATACCCATCTCCCGACTTTATACTCCGAAGTATGATGCAAACGATTGGGGTAAGGATTTACGGAAGCAAGCAACCCTGTCTGTCAGACTCGATCTCTGGAAGAATCTGGAAGATGAGGCGACCCATTACGGATTGCACGATTTTCTGGTGGATTTTTGGGTTCGTCCTGAAGATACTACCTTTCATCTGGCAACTACGATTATCGAGGGACCTTTTGTGTACCTGACCCGAAGCGACGATGGTTATGAAAACGGTACTTCCGTTACTGTTGCCTGGGAAACTATGCAAACAGCACCAGGCAAAGTGGTGGTTGAAGGAGTTGGGTCTTTCGAAAATAAAACCGGCAAAACAAAAAAGCATGAAGTTAAGATCATGGGCCTTAAGCATGATGAGGAATATGAATATTACGTGCAAAACGGAAAAACCCGGTCCCCTGCATATACTTTCACTACTGCCCCCGAGAAGGGAAAGGAAAACATCACCATTGCCTATGCAGGCGACAGCCGGGAAGGTGTCGGAGGCGGGGAGCGCGAGTTTATGGGTGTTAATCGTTATATACTTCGCCAGCTAGCTGATGATGCCCTCAGGCGTGGAGCCGAAATATTTCTCTTCGGAGGCGATCTTGTTAATGGCTATACAACTGATACGGAAGATTTCAAAACCCAGTTGAAGGCCTGGAAGCAGGCTATGGAGGGATTTATGCATTTGCGTGCCGTTTATCCGGCTCAAGGCAACCATGAATCTCTGTTGAATATTTATAAAACAGCGGATTCAAGCTATGTCATGATGGATAAGTTTCCATACGACGAGAGCGCCGAAGCCATTTTCGCCGAAGAATTGGTCTTGCCGGAAAATGCTCCCGAACTTTCGGATGAAAGACGCCCGGAATATAAGGAAGAGGTTTACGCTTTTCAATACGGTGCTTTGAAGATAATTGCCTTTAACAACAATTACTGGTATACGGATGAACAAAGCATAAGTGATTACGGGGGATCCCCGGAGGGTTACATCATGCCCGATCAGATGAATTGGATCAAACGGCAAATTCAGTCGGGGGAGGAAGATCCTTCCGTCAAGGCCATTCTGTTGTATGCCCAGGAACCGGTTTTTCCAAATGGTGGCCATGTTTCAGACGCCATGTGGTATGAAGGCAATAACAACGTGCGTGCATACACGTATCGAAACGGTAAAACCCTTCCTGAAGAAAAGGGCATCATCGAAGTGCGCAATGAACTATGGGAGGCCGTTAGCAGTTCAAAAAAGGTAGCTGCAGTGCTTACCTCCGATGAACATGGTTATCACAGAACACGGATTGATAAAAATACGCCGGTGGGCGTGATGAGTGATGATACCGACGGAGATGGCAGGCTTAACGCTGTATCTCCCAATAAGAACTTCCGTTATCCTACCTGGCATATTACCAGCGGCGGCGGGGGAGCTCCCTATTACTCCCGGCAAAAGGTACCCTGGACTGAAGACGTGGCTCTTTACACCTCACAATTCAATTACAGCCTTATATCTCTGAAGAACGGCAGGCTGACCCTGGAAGTGTATAATCAGAACGGTCAAAGGCTTGATTATGTAAAGGATTTAATGAAAATTAAAAAATAGTAAAGTCTGAAATTTGAAATATCCTTAATGTTTCCTTTCAGATAATTTAATCCTTACCTCTCTTAACTAAACTACATTTGCGTTGTTTAGCAGTTTTAAAATTTAAATTATAGGTGTGAAAAATGGAGCCAAAAAAATCAAAAAAAGCTGATCTGCAAAACAAACGGGTTGTCTTTATGCAACTGGGTTTTGTTGTTGCACTGGCAATGGTGCTTATTGCCTTTGAATGGACTTCCAAGCCTGGAAAAATCACAGGTTTTGCCAGTGATGAGGCAGATGAAATCGTACAGGAAAATGTGCCAATCACACGGCAGGAAGAGAAGAAGCCGCCCCCTCCGCCACCTCCTCCCAAAACCACGGAGGTGCTCAATATTGTTGACAATGATATAGACATTGAAGATGAATTAATTCTTGAAGAAACAGAAGCAGATCAGGATACACGGGTACTGGTCGATGTCTTTCGACAGGAAGAAGAGGAGGAAGAAGAAGAGGATAAAGTCTTTATTACGGTCGAAGATATGCCAACTTTTATGGGGAAAGGTCTGAATGAATTCCGCAATTATATACAGAAAAATCTGGATTATCCATTGATTGCTAAAGAAAATGGTATTGAAGGCATAGTATACACCAAATTTATTGTGGATAAAGATGGCTCTGTGAAAAATGTTGGCATTTTACGAGGTGTTGATCCAGTGCTTGATCAAGCTACTGTTGAGGCAATACGGGAATCTCCCAAGTGGGAACCAGGGAAACAAAGAGGCATACCTGTAAGAGTATCTGTTACTATGCCAATTGCTTTTGTCCTTGATTAGTATAACAAGATTTATTCCAAACCATTATATGATTTTAGCCTTAACTTATATGAGAAGCAAATGGAGTGAATATCTGTTCTGAGGCCTTATACAATGGAAAAATTAGATATTAAAAGTGAATGTGAAGTAATTAAGATTGGAGATACTCCGGCTGATTTGCTATCAGGATTCAATGCAGGATGCAAGGGGAATATC
This window contains:
- a CDS encoding metallophosphoesterase family protein, yielding MKTHTYTYLIYLILFVLAPVIHAQELPVRIPNGKKVSGGLSNEISLDQIYTALKKEGNKQGLLIDFDDSNLRGTIYSGPYPFEEEESDITYRRYRMRSPLNNGRGVIPISRLYTPKYDANDWGKDLRKQATLSVRLDLWKNLEDEATHYGLHDFLVDFWVRPEDTTFHLATTIIEGPFVYLTRSDDGYENGTSVTVAWETMQTAPGKVVVEGVGSFENKTGKTKKHEVKIMGLKHDEEYEYYVQNGKTRSPAYTFTTAPEKGKENITIAYAGDSREGVGGGEREFMGVNRYILRQLADDALRRGAEIFLFGGDLVNGYTTDTEDFKTQLKAWKQAMEGFMHLRAVYPAQGNHESLLNIYKTADSSYVMMDKFPYDESAEAIFAEELVLPENAPELSDERRPEYKEEVYAFQYGALKIIAFNNNYWYTDEQSISDYGGSPEGYIMPDQMNWIKRQIQSGEEDPSVKAILLYAQEPVFPNGGHVSDAMWYEGNNNVRAYTYRNGKTLPEEKGIIEVRNELWEAVSSSKKVAAVLTSDEHGYHRTRIDKNTPVGVMSDDTDGDGRLNAVSPNKNFRYPTWHITSGGGGAPYYSRQKVPWTEDVALYTSQFNYSLISLKNGRLTLEVYNQNGQRLDYVKDLMKIKK
- a CDS encoding energy transducer TonB, with amino-acid sequence MEPKKSKKADLQNKRVVFMQLGFVVALAMVLIAFEWTSKPGKITGFASDEADEIVQENVPITRQEEKKPPPPPPPPKTTEVLNIVDNDIDIEDELILEETEADQDTRVLVDVFRQEEEEEEEEDKVFITVEDMPTFMGKGLNEFRNYIQKNLDYPLIAKENGIEGIVYTKFIVDKDGSVKNVGILRGVDPVLDQATVEAIRESPKWEPGKQRGIPVRVSVTMPIAFVLD